In a single window of the Anaerotruncus rubiinfantis genome:
- a CDS encoding helix-turn-helix domain-containing protein: MGVDYSAIGRRMKQKRKQAGMTQDNLAEKLSVSVGYISQMERGVTKISLETLSRIAVALDCDITELISGVSLREDNYLHEEIENACHRLGPHQRQLLLEIADVIAKY, translated from the coding sequence ATGGGTGTTGATTATTCCGCCATCGGCCGACGGATGAAACAAAAGCGCAAACAGGCGGGAATGACACAGGATAACCTTGCGGAGAAGCTTTCCGTTTCAGTGGGGTATATCAGCCAGATGGAGCGCGGCGTCACCAAAATCAGCTTGGAAACGCTGTCGCGGATTGCCGTAGCGCTGGATTGTGATATCACTGAGCTCATCAGCGGGGTTTCCCTGCGGGAAGATAACTATCTGCACGAAGAGATCGAAAATGCTTGTCACAGGCTGGGCCCTCACCAGCGCCAGCTTCTTTTGGAAATCGCGGACGTCATCGCAAAATATTAA
- the cas1c gene encoding type I-C CRISPR-associated endonuclease Cas1c yields MRKFLNTLFVLSEDSYLALEGETVLVVADEQKRGQFPLHTLESILCFSYKGASPALMGKCVRDGINLAFLTPRGRFLARVSGENPGNVLLRKAQYRLSDDEGQSCHYARSFVFGKVYNGRWSIERTLRDHLLRVDNEALGHASALLAGSLPAILQETNLDALRGLEGQSAAIYFGTFDALLLNQRETFSFTGRSRRPPLDPTNAMLSFAYSLLANACAGALESVGLDAYVGFLHRDRPGRSSLALDLMEELRPLLADRFVATLINNRVMRAEHFECQPSGAVLLTDEGRKIFLAAWQKRLAEPLTHPYLKEKLVWGLVPYVQALLLARCLRGDLDAYPPFLWK; encoded by the coding sequence ATGAGAAAATTCCTCAACACATTGTTCGTCCTGAGTGAGGACAGCTATCTCGCGCTTGAGGGCGAGACCGTATTGGTTGTGGCGGACGAGCAAAAACGCGGACAGTTCCCGCTGCACACACTGGAAAGCATCCTTTGCTTTTCCTACAAAGGCGCAAGCCCCGCCCTGATGGGAAAATGTGTGCGCGACGGGATAAATCTGGCTTTCCTCACACCACGCGGACGCTTCCTCGCGCGTGTCAGCGGAGAAAATCCCGGAAACGTGCTGCTGCGAAAGGCACAGTACCGTTTATCCGACGACGAAGGGCAAAGCTGCCACTACGCCCGCAGTTTTGTGTTCGGCAAGGTGTACAATGGACGATGGAGTATCGAGCGCACCCTGCGTGATCACTTGCTGCGTGTTGACAATGAAGCGCTTGGGCATGCTTCAGCGCTGTTGGCCGGCAGCCTGCCCGCCATTCTGCAGGAAACCAATCTTGACGCGTTGCGTGGCTTGGAAGGCCAGTCGGCGGCTATATATTTCGGCACATTTGACGCGCTGCTGCTCAATCAACGTGAAACCTTTTCTTTTACCGGACGTTCGCGCCGTCCGCCGCTTGACCCAACCAATGCCATGCTTTCATTTGCATACAGCCTGTTGGCAAATGCCTGCGCGGGTGCATTGGAGAGCGTCGGATTAGACGCTTATGTTGGCTTTTTGCATCGCGACCGCCCTGGCAGGTCGTCGCTTGCCCTCGATTTGATGGAGGAACTGCGGCCACTGCTCGCTGACCGGTTTGTCGCCACGCTGATTAACAATCGCGTCATGCGTGCTGAACACTTTGAGTGCCAGCCGAGTGGTGCAGTGCTGTTGACCGACGAGGGACGCAAAATCTTTCTGGCTGCCTGGCAGAAACGCCTGGCAGAGCCGCTCACCCACCCTTATTTAAAAGAAAAGCTGGTTTGGGGATTGGTGCCTTATGTACAGGCGCTTCTGCTTGCCCGTTGTCTGCGCGGCGATCTGGATGCTTATCCGCCGTTTTTATGGAAATGA
- the nuoF gene encoding NADH-quinone oxidoreductase subunit NuoF: MYRSHVLVCGGTGCTSSGSAKVIRAFEDELKEKGLENEVKVVKTGCFGLCALGPVVIVYPEGSFYSRVNAEDVREIVEEHLLKGRIVKRLLYTETVQEDTIKSLSDTDFYKKQKRVALRNCGVIDPEDINEYIAYDGYQALGKVLTEMTPDDVIDVITKSGLRGRGGAGFPTGRKWAFAKASVNDQKYVCCNADEGDPGAFMDRSVLEGDPHALLEAMTIAGYAIGANQGYIYVRAEYPIAVKRLEIAIGQSREMGLLGKNIFDSGFDFDIDIRLGAGAFVCGEETALMTSIEGHRGEPRPRPPFPAVKGLFAKPSVLNNVETYANIPQIILKGADWFASMGTEKSKGTKVFALGGKIHNTGLVEIPMGTTLREIIEEIGGGIPNGKKFKAAQTGGPSGGCIPASKMDVEIDYDNLIAIGSMMGSGGLIVMDEDNCMVDIAKFFLEFTVDESCGKCAPCRIGTKRLYEMLDKITKGQGTLEDLDKMEKLCYYIKENALCGLGQTAPNPVLSTLRYFRDEYEAHVVDKVCPAHVCKHLLSYSIDADKCKGCTLCARQCPVGAISGKVKEAHVIDQQKCIKCGACIEKCKFGAIVKK, translated from the coding sequence ATGTATCGTTCCCATGTTCTGGTTTGCGGAGGTACAGGTTGCACTTCCTCCGGCTCCGCAAAGGTCATCCGTGCCTTTGAGGACGAACTGAAAGAAAAAGGCCTTGAAAACGAAGTCAAGGTTGTCAAAACCGGCTGCTTCGGCCTGTGCGCGCTCGGCCCGGTCGTCATCGTCTATCCGGAGGGCTCGTTCTATTCCCGGGTCAACGCGGAGGACGTGCGCGAGATCGTCGAGGAGCACCTGCTCAAAGGACGTATCGTCAAGCGTCTGCTCTACACCGAGACCGTCCAGGAGGACACCATCAAGTCGCTGAGTGACACCGACTTTTATAAAAAGCAGAAACGCGTCGCGCTCAGAAACTGCGGCGTGATCGACCCCGAGGACATCAACGAATACATCGCATATGACGGCTATCAGGCGCTGGGCAAAGTGCTCACTGAGATGACCCCGGACGACGTCATCGACGTCATCACCAAATCCGGGCTGCGCGGCCGCGGCGGCGCGGGCTTCCCGACCGGACGCAAATGGGCGTTCGCAAAGGCTTCGGTCAACGACCAGAAATATGTCTGCTGCAATGCCGACGAAGGCGACCCGGGCGCGTTCATGGACCGTTCGGTGCTCGAAGGCGACCCGCACGCGCTGCTTGAGGCGATGACGATTGCCGGTTACGCGATCGGCGCAAACCAGGGTTACATATATGTCCGCGCGGAGTATCCGATCGCGGTCAAGCGGCTGGAAATCGCCATCGGCCAGTCGCGCGAGATGGGACTGCTCGGCAAAAACATCTTCGACTCCGGATTTGATTTCGACATCGACATCCGCCTTGGCGCGGGTGCGTTCGTCTGCGGCGAGGAAACCGCGCTGATGACCTCGATCGAGGGCCACCGCGGCGAACCGCGTCCGCGTCCGCCGTTCCCGGCGGTCAAGGGCCTGTTCGCGAAACCGTCGGTCCTCAACAACGTTGAGACCTACGCGAACATCCCGCAGATCATCCTGAAGGGCGCCGATTGGTTCGCCTCGATGGGTACTGAAAAATCGAAGGGCACCAAGGTTTTCGCGCTCGGCGGAAAGATTCACAACACCGGTCTTGTTGAAATCCCGATGGGCACCACCCTGCGGGAGATCATCGAGGAAATCGGCGGCGGCATTCCCAATGGCAAAAAGTTCAAAGCGGCGCAGACCGGCGGGCCTTCCGGCGGATGTATCCCGGCCTCCAAGATGGACGTTGAGATCGACTATGACAACCTGATCGCCATCGGTTCAATGATGGGTTCGGGCGGACTCATCGTCATGGACGAGGACAACTGTATGGTCGATATCGCCAAGTTTTTCCTCGAGTTCACCGTCGACGAGAGCTGCGGCAAGTGCGCGCCGTGCCGCATCGGCACCAAGCGCCTTTATGAGATGCTTGATAAGATCACCAAGGGACAGGGTACCCTGGAGGATCTCGACAAGATGGAAAAACTCTGCTACTACATCAAGGAAAACGCCCTGTGCGGACTCGGCCAGACCGCTCCGAACCCGGTGCTTTCCACCCTGCGCTATTTCCGCGACGAATACGAAGCGCATGTCGTGGACAAAGTCTGCCCCGCGCATGTGTGCAAACATCTGCTGAGCTACTCGATCGACGCGGATAAGTGCAAAGGTTGCACGCTCTGCGCGCGCCAGTGCCCGGTGGGCGCGATTTCCGGCAAGGTCAAGGAAGCGCACGTCATCGACCAGCAGAAGTGCATCAAATGCGGCGCCTGCATTGAGAAATGTAAATTCGGCGCGATTGTGAAGAAATAA
- a CDS encoding NADH-dependent [FeFe] hydrogenase, group A6 translates to MEMVNIKINGMPLSVPKNSTILEAARSAGIQIPTLCYLKEINEIGACRICVVEVKGARTLVTACVYPVSEGMEITTNSQKVFEARKTTLELILSTHKKECLTCVRADNCELQKLCHDFKVDDQDKYAGINPTYPVDDSAVHMFRDDNKCILCRRCVAACAKWQGIGVIGPNERGFNTHIGCAFEQNLDEVACVSCGQCIVVCPTGAIAEKDQTQEVWDALGDPQKHVIVQTAPSIRATLGEAFGNPVGTNVEGKMVAALRRLGFEKVFDTDLAADMTIVEEAHEFVERVTGGGVLPMITSCSPGWVNYCEHYFPDQLAHLSTCKSPQQMFGATVKTWYAKKMGWDPKDIYVVGIMPCTAKKSEVKRPDEDAAGVPDVDVSLTTRELARMINRAGIQFNDLPDEQFDSPLGESTGAAVIFGATGGVMEAALRTAAEWVGGKPLGDVKFQEVRGTDGIKEATYQVGDLEVKVAVASGLANAKVIMEKIRSGEAPWHFVEIMACPGGCVNGGGQPVQPASVRNFVDLKALRAKALYDADENMPMRKSHENPSLLKIYEEYFGEFGSHTAHEVLHTSYVPKDRF, encoded by the coding sequence ATGGAAATGGTAAATATCAAAATTAACGGTATGCCCTTGTCCGTGCCGAAGAATAGTACAATTCTCGAAGCCGCAAGAAGTGCCGGCATTCAGATTCCCACCCTGTGCTACCTCAAGGAGATCAACGAGATCGGCGCCTGCCGGATCTGTGTTGTCGAAGTCAAGGGCGCAAGGACCCTTGTGACCGCCTGCGTGTACCCGGTTTCGGAGGGCATGGAGATCACCACCAACTCCCAGAAGGTGTTTGAAGCCCGCAAAACCACCCTGGAGCTGATCCTCTCGACCCACAAGAAGGAGTGCCTGACCTGCGTGCGCGCGGACAACTGCGAACTGCAGAAGCTCTGCCACGACTTCAAGGTTGACGACCAGGATAAATACGCCGGCATCAACCCCACCTATCCGGTGGACGATTCCGCGGTGCATATGTTCCGCGATGACAACAAATGCATTCTCTGCCGCCGCTGCGTGGCTGCCTGCGCCAAATGGCAGGGCATCGGGGTCATCGGCCCGAACGAGCGCGGTTTCAACACCCATATCGGCTGCGCGTTCGAGCAGAACCTCGATGAGGTGGCCTGCGTTTCCTGCGGACAGTGTATCGTCGTCTGCCCGACCGGCGCCATCGCGGAGAAGGATCAGACCCAGGAGGTCTGGGATGCGCTGGGCGATCCCCAAAAACATGTCATTGTGCAGACCGCGCCTTCGATCCGCGCCACTCTGGGCGAAGCGTTCGGCAATCCGGTTGGCACCAATGTTGAAGGCAAGATGGTCGCAGCCCTGCGCCGACTCGGATTCGAGAAGGTGTTCGACACCGACCTCGCGGCCGACATGACCATCGTCGAAGAAGCCCATGAGTTTGTTGAGCGCGTGACGGGCGGCGGCGTGCTGCCGATGATCACCTCCTGCTCGCCGGGCTGGGTCAACTACTGCGAGCACTACTTCCCCGACCAGCTGGCGCACCTGTCGACCTGCAAATCGCCGCAGCAGATGTTCGGCGCCACGGTCAAGACCTGGTACGCGAAAAAGATGGGTTGGGACCCGAAGGATATCTATGTAGTGGGTATCATGCCCTGCACCGCGAAAAAGTCCGAGGTCAAACGTCCGGACGAGGACGCCGCGGGCGTGCCCGATGTGGACGTTTCCCTGACCACCCGCGAACTTGCGCGGATGATCAATCGTGCGGGCATTCAGTTCAATGATCTGCCGGATGAGCAGTTTGACAGCCCGCTGGGCGAATCGACCGGCGCGGCGGTCATCTTCGGCGCGACCGGCGGCGTTATGGAAGCGGCGCTGCGCACCGCGGCAGAATGGGTTGGCGGCAAACCGCTCGGCGATGTCAAGTTCCAGGAAGTCCGCGGCACCGACGGTATCAAGGAAGCCACCTATCAGGTGGGCGACCTCGAAGTCAAGGTTGCGGTTGCGTCCGGTCTTGCGAACGCAAAGGTCATCATGGAAAAGATTCGCTCCGGCGAAGCCCCGTGGCATTTCGTTGAAATTATGGCCTGCCCGGGCGGCTGCGTCAACGGCGGCGGCCAGCCGGTACAGCCGGCGAGCGTGCGCAACTTCGTGGACCTGAAGGCGCTGCGCGCCAAAGCGCTCTACGATGCGGATGAGAATATGCCGATGCGCAAATCCCACGAGAACCCCTCGCTGCTCAAGATCTACGAGGAATATTTTGGGGAGTTCGGTTCGCATACCGCGCACGAAGTGCTGCATACCTCCTATGTCCCGAAGGACAGATTCTAA
- a CDS encoding SAM-dependent methyltransferase — METKELYPIGRVVTHADGMEVLLDEMYRPAMEGLEGFSHIQVLWWFDQCEGPDARATLLERAPYRAGPDRLGVFATRSPRRPNPVALSCAAITCLDLKAGRIGLDYIDAQDGSPVLDLKPYTPSIDRVECPRVPAWCADWPVSRDVSGDFDWERVFSG, encoded by the coding sequence ATGGAAACAAAAGAACTGTATCCCATTGGCAGGGTTGTGACCCATGCGGACGGAATGGAAGTTTTGCTGGATGAAATGTATCGTCCGGCGATGGAGGGACTGGAGGGCTTCAGCCATATCCAGGTGCTCTGGTGGTTCGACCAGTGCGAAGGTCCGGACGCGCGCGCGACCCTTTTGGAACGCGCCCCATACCGGGCTGGTCCGGACCGGCTGGGCGTATTTGCCACCCGTTCCCCACGCCGGCCGAATCCGGTGGCCTTGTCCTGCGCCGCAATTACCTGTCTGGATCTGAAGGCAGGCAGGATTGGGCTGGACTATATCGATGCGCAGGATGGCAGCCCGGTGCTGGATCTGAAACCCTATACGCCCAGCATTGACCGGGTGGAATGCCCGCGCGTCCCCGCTTGGTGCGCTGACTGGCCGGTGAGCCGGGACGTTTCCGGTGATTTTGACTGGGAGCGCGTCTTTTCTGGCTGA
- a CDS encoding glycine--tRNA ligase — translation MNNSEKTMEKIVNLCKSRGFTYPGSEIYGGLANAWDFGPLGVELKNNVKKAWWKKFVQESPYNVGLDSAILMNPQVWVASGHVGGFSDPLIDCKDCKTRHRADKLIEDATGELADGWTNEQIMDFIHEKGIKCPECGSGNFTDIRKFNLMFKTFVGVTEDSKSEIYLRPETAQGIFVNFQNVQRTSRKKVPFGIAQVGKSFRNEITPKNFIFRVREFEQMELEFFCKPDTDLEWFQYWRSYCENWLLNLGLDKEGMRLRDHSPEELSFYSKATTDIEFLFPFGWGELWGIADRTNYDLGRHSEVSGKTLDYFDQEANERYIPYVVEPSLGVERVTLAFLCSAYDEEVVGTDDKGKEDVRVVMRLHPALAPFKACVLPLSKKLAEGAGKIYAQLAKDYMVDYDDAGSIGKRYRRQDEIGTPVCITYDFDSETDGCVTVRDRDTMQQERIKIEALSDYIKAKLEF, via the coding sequence ATGAATAACAGTGAAAAGACGATGGAAAAAATCGTAAATCTCTGTAAGAGCCGCGGCTTTACCTATCCCGGTTCGGAGATTTACGGCGGGCTTGCCAACGCGTGGGATTTCGGCCCGCTCGGCGTTGAGCTCAAAAACAATGTCAAAAAGGCTTGGTGGAAAAAATTTGTGCAGGAATCGCCCTACAATGTGGGCCTCGATTCCGCCATCCTGATGAATCCGCAGGTGTGGGTCGCGTCCGGCCATGTGGGCGGCTTTTCCGACCCGCTGATCGACTGTAAGGACTGCAAGACCCGCCACCGCGCGGATAAGCTTATCGAGGACGCGACCGGCGAATTGGCCGACGGCTGGACGAATGAGCAGATCATGGATTTTATTCATGAGAAGGGCATCAAATGCCCCGAGTGCGGCAGCGGAAACTTTACAGATATCCGAAAATTCAACCTGATGTTCAAGACCTTTGTGGGTGTCACCGAGGACAGCAAAAGTGAGATCTATCTGCGCCCGGAAACCGCGCAGGGCATCTTTGTAAACTTCCAGAATGTTCAGCGAACCAGCCGTAAAAAGGTTCCGTTTGGAATCGCGCAGGTCGGAAAGTCCTTCCGCAACGAGATCACCCCAAAGAACTTTATCTTCCGCGTACGTGAATTCGAACAGATGGAGCTCGAATTCTTCTGCAAGCCGGACACCGATCTTGAGTGGTTCCAGTACTGGCGCAGTTACTGCGAGAACTGGCTGCTGAATCTTGGACTGGACAAAGAGGGCATGCGCCTGCGCGACCATTCGCCCGAGGAGCTGTCCTTCTACTCCAAAGCGACCACCGACATTGAGTTCCTGTTCCCGTTCGGCTGGGGAGAACTGTGGGGCATCGCGGACCGTACCAACTATGACCTTGGCCGTCACAGCGAGGTTTCCGGCAAGACGCTCGATTACTTCGACCAGGAAGCGAACGAGCGGTACATCCCCTATGTGGTCGAGCCGTCGCTCGGGGTCGAACGCGTTACGCTGGCTTTTCTGTGCAGTGCCTATGACGAGGAGGTCGTTGGCACCGACGACAAGGGCAAGGAGGATGTGCGCGTTGTCATGCGTCTGCATCCTGCGTTGGCGCCGTTTAAAGCGTGCGTTCTGCCGCTTTCCAAAAAACTGGCTGAGGGAGCCGGGAAGATCTATGCCCAGCTTGCAAAGGATTATATGGTGGATTACGACGACGCCGGTTCGATCGGCAAGCGTTACCGCCGTCAGGATGAGATCGGTACGCCGGTCTGTATCACTTATGATTTTGACAGCGAAACCGACGGCTGTGTGACGGTTCGTGACCGTGACACCATGCAGCAAGAGCGCATCAAGATTGAAGCGCTCAGCGATTATATCAAAGCAAAACTTGAATTTTAA
- a CDS encoding MarR family winged helix-turn-helix transcriptional regulator — translation MKYKKHPVLQEFDRLNNMIVEFYHEIAMKQGLSDSAYAILQALLVLGNGCTQTDIYKYTLLNKQTVNSSVKKLQYDGFLDFQPGSGRELRIYLTNKGEAIVREKILPIEQAENEVFEEMTAEEHKQILRLISGYLESFKCKIEKL, via the coding sequence ATGAAATACAAAAAGCATCCAGTCTTACAAGAATTTGACCGGCTGAACAATATGATTGTTGAATTCTACCACGAAATTGCTATGAAGCAAGGTTTGTCTGATAGTGCATATGCTATTTTACAGGCGCTGCTTGTGTTGGGAAATGGTTGCACACAAACGGATATCTATAAATATACACTTTTGAATAAGCAGACTGTAAATTCCTCCGTGAAAAAGTTACAGTATGATGGCTTCCTTGATTTCCAGCCCGGCAGTGGGAGAGAGCTGAGGATCTATCTTACTAACAAAGGGGAGGCGATTGTGAGAGAAAAAATACTTCCTATTGAACAAGCCGAAAATGAGGTTTTTGAGGAAATGACTGCTGAGGAGCATAAACAAATCCTCCGTCTAATTTCTGGCTATCTGGAATCATTTAAGTGTAAAATCGAAAAACTGTAA
- a CDS encoding AI-2E family transporter yields MDRSETNLDSQKIKGYCMVSAFTVVLYLGLSNLHRLSGLLSTVIGLLTPFIIGLVIAFILDGVVMTFEKLFKGFAHHQNKKLRGLARPLSILCTYLLMAAGISVLVTVVVPQLATSLTQLGNSIPGYLISLQQIAERLSLELNLDQAVWDEISQWFNTLVGQMLAFIPQLLKMVPQMLDLLASVGGGVFNFVIGLIVSIYLLLSKEKLLSQLSRLNRAFLPEKASGTVAETAKIASQTFSNYVTGQLLDALIVGVVSVIGLTIFRFPYAMLIGVVMGITNVIPFFGPFIGAVPGVIIIFMVSPVRALWYILFVVVVQQIDGNILAPRIIGNSVGLSPIWVLFAVTVGGGLFGVPGMVLGTPVFAIVYILIGRATRKREAQRAHGEAPSAPEEGS; encoded by the coding sequence ATGGACAGGAGTGAAACGAATTTGGACTCCCAGAAAATCAAGGGCTATTGCATGGTATCGGCATTCACGGTGGTGCTTTACCTGGGGCTGAGCAACCTGCACCGGCTTTCCGGCCTGCTCAGCACAGTGATCGGGCTGCTTACGCCGTTTATCATTGGGCTGGTGATTGCCTTCATTCTGGACGGCGTGGTGATGACCTTTGAAAAGCTCTTTAAGGGTTTTGCCCATCATCAAAATAAAAAGCTGCGCGGGCTTGCGCGCCCGCTTTCGATCCTCTGTACCTACCTCCTGATGGCAGCAGGCATTTCGGTGCTTGTCACCGTTGTGGTGCCGCAGCTGGCAACGAGCCTCACCCAGCTGGGCAACAGCATTCCGGGGTACCTCATTTCACTGCAGCAGATTGCGGAGCGGCTGTCGCTTGAGTTGAACCTTGACCAGGCGGTCTGGGATGAAATTTCCCAGTGGTTCAATACCCTGGTTGGCCAGATGCTGGCTTTCATTCCGCAGCTGCTCAAGATGGTCCCGCAAATGCTTGATCTGCTCGCCTCGGTGGGCGGGGGCGTCTTCAATTTCGTCATCGGGCTGATCGTTTCGATCTACCTGCTGCTCAGCAAGGAAAAGCTGCTCTCCCAGCTTTCCCGCCTGAACCGCGCCTTCCTGCCGGAAAAAGCGTCCGGTACGGTCGCGGAGACTGCTAAGATCGCTTCGCAGACCTTTTCAAATTATGTCACCGGCCAGCTGCTTGACGCGCTGATTGTCGGTGTGGTGAGCGTCATCGGCCTGACCATCTTCCGTTTTCCGTACGCAATGCTGATCGGTGTGGTCATGGGAATCACGAATGTGATCCCCTTTTTCGGGCCGTTCATCGGCGCGGTGCCCGGCGTGATCATCATCTTCATGGTCAGCCCGGTGCGGGCGCTCTGGTACATCCTGTTTGTGGTGGTTGTCCAGCAGATCGACGGGAACATTCTCGCGCCGCGGATTATTGGCAATTCGGTGGGATTGTCCCCCATCTGGGTACTGTTCGCGGTGACGGTCGGCGGCGGGCTCTTTGGGGTCCCGGGCATGGTGCTTGGCACGCCGGTCTTTGCCATCGTTTATATCCTCATTGGCCGCGCCACCCGCAAACGCGAAGCGCAGCGGGCACACGGCGAAGCCCCGTCCGCGCCGGAAGAAGGTTCATGA
- a CDS encoding FUSC family protein, translating into MEKNTLRVGMRNVKTALAIFVCLLLYQFVPGNASYACIAALIAMQSTLEESWSQGRNRLLGTFIGGIFGAAFASLQIAARLPFWRIVAISAGVTVLIFLLNLIGKRGAIVMGCVTYLVIVLSPAEGSVWLYSLSRAVDNAIGILVAIGINLSIRPPKNPDSSESDETAQEPPETPDADSRESDPKA; encoded by the coding sequence ATGGAAAAAAACACCCTGCGCGTCGGGATGCGTAACGTCAAAACCGCGCTGGCGATTTTTGTCTGCCTGCTGCTTTATCAGTTTGTCCCGGGCAATGCGTCCTATGCATGTATCGCCGCGCTCATCGCCATGCAGTCAACGCTTGAAGAATCCTGGTCCCAGGGGCGCAACCGCCTGCTCGGGACGTTTATCGGCGGAATCTTTGGCGCGGCCTTCGCTTCGCTGCAGATTGCCGCCCGACTGCCGTTTTGGCGGATTGTGGCCATTTCGGCCGGTGTCACCGTCCTCATCTTCCTTTTGAACCTGATCGGCAAGCGCGGGGCAATTGTCATGGGCTGCGTCACCTACCTGGTGATTGTGCTTTCCCCGGCAGAAGGCAGCGTCTGGCTCTATTCGCTGTCGCGCGCGGTGGATAACGCCATCGGAATCCTGGTCGCGATCGGGATCAACCTTTCGATCCGGCCGCCCAAAAATCCGGACAGCTCCGAATCGGATGAAACGGCACAGGAACCACCCGAAACTCCGGACGCGGACAGCCGGGAGTCCGACCCAAAGGCTTGA
- a CDS encoding DMT family transporter: protein MKKQQFYILLALITIFFWGTTFVSTKVLLESLSPVQIMVLRYLIAYAGLLLIYPRIHPSEGWRMELLCLGAALCGSTLYFLAENFALSFTQASNVSLLVSAAPILTALVAHLFTRDEKFSRSQLLGFLCAMCGIFLVVGNGHFILKLSPAGDLLAVGAALSWAFYTVLLRKIHTRYPPVHLTRRIFFYSILTMLPCLAADPRPFEPTVLREPVVWGNLLFLGLVASSLCYVLWYHVVRGLGAVRANNFVYLNPMVTMIASVIVLRERITILMLLGAALILAGVMIADGTVRPGPQLEENEHGQE, encoded by the coding sequence ATGAAGAAACAACAGTTCTATATCCTGCTGGCGCTGATCACCATCTTCTTTTGGGGAACGACCTTTGTCTCTACCAAGGTGCTTTTGGAAAGCCTGTCCCCGGTTCAGATCATGGTGCTGCGATATCTGATTGCATACGCGGGGCTTTTGCTTATCTACCCGCGTATCCATCCGTCAGAGGGCTGGCGGATGGAACTTCTTTGCTTGGGTGCGGCGCTTTGCGGGAGCACCCTCTATTTTTTAGCAGAAAATTTTGCGCTTTCCTTCACCCAGGCTTCAAACGTCAGCCTGCTTGTTTCGGCCGCGCCAATCCTCACGGCGCTGGTGGCGCATCTTTTTACCCGGGATGAAAAATTTTCCCGCAGCCAGCTTCTGGGATTTCTTTGCGCCATGTGTGGAATTTTCCTGGTGGTAGGCAATGGCCATTTCATTCTGAAGCTCTCCCCCGCCGGTGATCTGCTGGCGGTTGGGGCCGCGCTTTCCTGGGCGTTTTACACAGTGCTGCTTCGGAAGATACATACCCGGTATCCGCCGGTCCACCTCACCCGCAGGATCTTTTTTTATTCGATCCTTACGATGCTCCCCTGTCTAGCCGCCGACCCGCGGCCGTTTGAACCCACGGTGCTGCGCGAACCGGTGGTCTGGGGAAACCTGTTGTTCCTGGGACTGGTGGCGTCGTCGCTCTGCTATGTGTTGTGGTACCATGTGGTACGCGGCCTTGGAGCGGTCAGGGCCAACAATTTTGTCTATCTTAACCCGATGGTCACGATGATCGCTTCGGTCATTGTTCTGCGGGAACGGATTACCATTCTGATGCTGCTTGGCGCGGCATTGATTCTGGCGGGCGTCATGATCGCGGACGGCACTGTCCGGCCTGGGCCGCAGTTGGAAGAAAATGAACATGGACAGGAGTGA
- the cas2 gene encoding CRISPR-associated endonuclease Cas2 — MLVLITYDVNTADTAGRKRLRQVAKQCVNYGQRVQNSVFECLLDPAQYRLLQSRLVAIIDKEKDSLRFYQLGNQYQDKIEHFGSKFTYEPEGLLMV, encoded by the coding sequence ATGCTGGTCTTAATCACTTATGATGTCAATACAGCCGATACCGCCGGACGCAAACGGCTCCGGCAGGTCGCTAAGCAATGCGTCAACTACGGGCAGCGTGTGCAGAACTCCGTATTCGAATGTTTGCTTGATCCCGCGCAATATCGTTTACTTCAGTCCCGATTAGTAGCTATCATAGACAAGGAAAAGGACAGTCTGCGTTTCTACCAACTGGGAAACCAATATCAGGACAAAATCGAACATTTTGGTTCAAAATTCACCTACGAACCAGAGGGCCTGCTAATGGTGTAG